A single genomic interval of Methylocystis sp. IM3 harbors:
- a CDS encoding ABC transporter permease has product MREALYTFIALMSHWRRHKANLATLVLGLAIATALWSGVQALNQQARKSYDSAARIFSGGETQNLVAARGGLFPQSLFVDLRRAGVKVSPALEGAVRIGEKSIRLVGVEPLTLPQSTPLAPLRDDDEAKNILAGDGRAFARAETLRALHLAEGARAATERGFQLPPAYAMEAAPPGAMIVDIGVAQKALDRPQRLSRLLVSPETPIDAARLRDIAGDALRLVEPEEEGDLSRLTDSFHLNLTAFGLLAFLVGFFIVAASFGLAFEQRLPMVRTLRALGVSARALAAALFCELLLFTLLAGGLGVLGGYLIAAALLPDVSASLEGLYGAALSGELSLGARFWLSGLAMAGAGALLAAGSGLAKTLRLPVLSVARPVAWRAAHRRYLWRQGALAALALVGALVAGHATEGLLMGFLVIAAALLGAALLLPLALAALLSLGEGVASRPLARWFFADGGREIAGLSLALKALLLALAANIGVGGMVEGFRLTFTDWLDARLTAEVYYEAATPADAADIEAWAKSRPEIFAVLPVWRARTRLSDWPVEIIGMAAHETYAAHFPLLEGGADAWRALHAQDAALISEQLARRLGVGVGATLAIPTETDAWRARIVGIFPDYGNPRGQLRLDHARLAQHFSDASRIHYALRVAPADVPQVMEAMRARFGARIARLVNNAEVKKISTDIFERTFTVTAALDTLTLLVAAVALFSSLLTLSSLRLAQIAPVWAIGVTRRRLAGMELLRILLFAAGAALVAIPLGLFMTWALVDVVNVAAFGWRLPLHVFPAHWAQVFIVALLTAFCAALVPTLRLARSAPVDLLKVFANER; this is encoded by the coding sequence ATGAGAGAGGCGCTCTACACTTTCATCGCGCTCATGAGCCATTGGCGCCGCCACAAGGCCAATCTGGCGACGCTCGTTCTGGGCCTCGCCATCGCCACGGCCTTGTGGAGCGGCGTGCAGGCGCTCAACCAGCAGGCGCGCAAGAGCTACGACAGCGCGGCGCGCATCTTTTCCGGGGGCGAGACCCAAAATCTCGTGGCCGCGCGCGGCGGGCTTTTCCCTCAGTCGCTCTTCGTCGACCTCAGACGCGCGGGCGTGAAGGTTTCGCCCGCGCTCGAGGGCGCGGTGCGCATCGGCGAGAAAAGCATCCGCCTCGTCGGCGTCGAGCCGCTGACGCTGCCGCAATCGACGCCGCTCGCGCCGCTGCGCGACGATGACGAAGCCAAAAACATCCTCGCCGGCGACGGCCGCGCCTTTGCGCGCGCGGAAACCTTGCGCGCGCTGCATCTGGCGGAAGGCGCGCGGGCCGCGACGGAACGGGGTTTTCAGCTGCCGCCGGCCTACGCCATGGAGGCGGCGCCGCCGGGCGCGATGATCGTCGATATCGGCGTCGCGCAAAAGGCGCTCGACAGGCCGCAGCGCCTCTCGCGCCTGCTCGTCTCGCCCGAAACGCCGATCGACGCGGCGCGCCTGCGCGACATCGCCGGAGACGCGCTGCGCCTCGTCGAGCCCGAAGAGGAGGGCGACCTCTCGCGCCTCACCGACAGTTTCCACCTGAATCTGACCGCCTTCGGCCTGCTCGCCTTTCTCGTCGGCTTCTTCATCGTCGCCGCCTCTTTCGGCCTCGCCTTCGAGCAGCGCCTGCCCATGGTGCGCACGCTGCGCGCGCTCGGCGTCTCGGCGCGCGCGCTGGCCGCGGCGCTCTTCTGCGAGCTCCTGCTCTTCACGCTGCTTGCCGGCGGGCTCGGCGTTTTGGGCGGCTATCTGATCGCGGCGGCGCTGCTGCCCGACGTCTCCGCCAGTCTCGAGGGGCTCTATGGCGCGGCGCTCTCCGGCGAGCTGTCGCTCGGCGCGCGCTTCTGGCTTTCGGGCCTCGCCATGGCCGGGGCCGGCGCGCTGCTCGCGGCGGGAAGCGGCCTTGCGAAAACCCTGCGCCTGCCCGTGCTCTCCGTGGCGCGGCCCGTCGCCTGGCGCGCGGCGCATCGACGCTATCTTTGGCGCCAGGGGGCGCTGGCGGCGCTGGCGCTGGTCGGCGCCCTCGTCGCGGGTCACGCGACCGAGGGGCTGCTGATGGGCTTTCTGGTCATCGCGGCGGCCCTGCTCGGCGCCGCGCTCCTCTTGCCGCTCGCTCTCGCCGCGCTGCTTTCGCTCGGCGAAGGCGTCGCGTCGCGCCCGCTCGCGCGCTGGTTCTTCGCCGATGGCGGCCGGGAAATCGCCGGCCTGTCGCTGGCGCTGAAGGCGCTGCTCCTCGCGCTCGCCGCCAATATCGGCGTCGGCGGCATGGTCGAGGGCTTTCGCTTGACCTTCACGGACTGGCTCGACGCGCGCCTGACGGCTGAAGTCTATTACGAGGCCGCAACGCCCGCCGACGCCGCCGATATCGAAGCCTGGGCGAAGTCGCGGCCCGAGATTTTTGCCGTGCTCCCCGTCTGGCGCGCCCGAACGCGCCTCTCCGACTGGCCGGTGGAGATCATCGGCATGGCTGCGCACGAGACCTATGCGGCGCATTTCCCGCTGCTCGAGGGCGGCGCGGACGCCTGGCGCGCGCTTCACGCGCAAGACGCTGCGCTCATCAGCGAACAGCTCGCGCGCCGGCTCGGGGTCGGCGTCGGCGCGACGCTCGCCATTCCAACTGAGACCGACGCCTGGCGCGCGCGCATCGTGGGCATCTTCCCCGACTATGGCAATCCGCGCGGCCAGCTGCGTCTCGATCACGCGCGTCTCGCGCAGCATTTCAGCGACGCGTCCCGCATCCATTACGCGCTGCGCGTCGCTCCCGCCGACGTCCCACAGGTCATGGAGGCCATGCGCGCCCGCTTCGGAGCGCGGATCGCGCGGCTCGTCAACAACGCCGAAGTGAAGAAGATATCGACAGACATCTTCGAACGCACCTTCACGGTGACCGCGGCGCTCGATACGCTGACGCTGCTCGTCGCGGCCGTGGCGCTGTTTTCCAGCCTGCTGACGCTCAGCAGCCTGCGCCTCGCGCAGATCGCGCCGGTCTGGGCCATCGGCGTGACGCGCCGCCGGCTCGCCGGGATGGAGCTGTTGCGCATCCTGCTCTTTGCGGCGGGCGCGGCGCTTGTCGCCATTCCCCTCGGCCTCTTCATGACATGGGCGCTGGTCGACGTCGTCAATGTCGCCGCTTTCGGCTGGCGGCTGCCGCTGCATGTCTTCCCCGCGCACTGGGCGCAGGTCTTCATCGTCGCGCTGCTCACGGCCTTCTGCGCCGCGCTGGTCCCCACCCTGCGGCTCGCCCGCAGCGCGCCCGTCGATCTCCTCAAGGTCTTCGCCAATGAACGGTAA
- a CDS encoding ABC transporter ATP-binding protein, whose translation MNAFTASAPSAAPAPLAPLLRVVGLRKSYPTPQGPLPVLAGVDLMLRPGETLALMGESGSGKSTLLHLVGALDHADGGEIFLNGCDIGRLPEAARAALRRETIGVVFQQFNLIASLTVAENLAFQARLAGSFDPLWQARLTERLGLAALASRYPEELSGGQQQRVAVGRALAVRPKLLLADEPTGNLDEAAGDAVLALTLELVAETGCAFLMVTHSARLAARLERRLVLEAGALLSA comes from the coding sequence TTGAACGCCTTTACGGCAAGCGCGCCGTCCGCCGCGCCTGCGCCTCTCGCGCCGCTGCTCCGCGTCGTCGGCCTGCGCAAATCCTATCCGACGCCGCAGGGCCCGCTGCCCGTGCTCGCCGGCGTCGACCTCATGCTTCGCCCCGGCGAGACGCTCGCGCTGATGGGCGAGTCGGGAAGCGGCAAGAGCACGTTGCTGCATCTCGTCGGCGCGCTGGACCATGCCGACGGCGGCGAGATCTTCCTGAATGGCTGCGACATCGGCCGGCTCCCGGAAGCCGCCCGCGCCGCGCTGCGCCGGGAGACGATCGGCGTCGTCTTTCAGCAGTTCAATCTCATTGCGAGCCTCACGGTCGCCGAGAACCTCGCCTTTCAGGCGAGACTCGCCGGAAGCTTCGATCCCCTCTGGCAGGCGCGCCTCACCGAGCGTCTGGGCCTTGCGGCGCTCGCCTCCCGCTATCCCGAGGAACTGTCCGGCGGCCAGCAGCAGCGCGTCGCCGTCGGCCGGGCGCTCGCCGTGCGGCCCAAGCTCCTTCTCGCCGACGAGCCGACCGGCAATCTCGACGAAGCGGCGGGCGACGCGGTTCTGGCGCTGACGCTGGAACTCGTCGCGGAGACGGGCTGCGCCTTCCTCATGGTCACCCACAGCGCCCGGCTCGCGGCGCGCCTGGAGCGCCGGCTGGTTCTCGAAGCGGGAGCGCTCCTGTCGGCATGA
- a CDS encoding ligase-associated DNA damage response exonuclease, with the protein MDLITATPQGLYCPQGDFHIDPWRPVARAVVTHGHSDHARRGSARYLCHRDCAPILLRRLGDISIETLDYGERIEINGVAVSLHPAGHVLGSAQVRVECGGEVWVASGDYKTEPDGVSAPFEPVRCHVFITESTFGLPIYRWRPQHEIMADVNAWWRENAEAGRASVMFAYGLGKAQRLLAHVDPAIGPIVAHGAVEPINDIYRRQGVALPPTRLVSQMSGKDAFARALVIAPPSTAGTAWTRRFGEYSDAFASGWMQIRGNRRRRGFDQGFPLSDHADWPGLLAAIKATGAARIHVTHGAAGALTRYLRETGLDARMMHTEYGEEEAESAADDAQEAP; encoded by the coding sequence ATGGATCTCATCACCGCAACGCCGCAGGGCCTCTATTGCCCGCAAGGCGATTTCCACATCGACCCCTGGCGGCCGGTCGCGCGCGCGGTCGTCACCCATGGCCATTCGGACCATGCGCGCCGGGGTTCGGCGCGCTATCTCTGCCATCGCGACTGCGCGCCCATTCTGCTCAGGCGCCTGGGCGACATCTCCATCGAGACGCTCGACTACGGCGAGCGAATCGAGATCAACGGCGTCGCGGTGTCGCTCCATCCCGCCGGCCATGTGCTGGGCTCGGCGCAGGTGCGCGTCGAATGCGGCGGCGAGGTCTGGGTCGCCTCGGGCGACTACAAGACCGAGCCGGACGGGGTGAGCGCGCCCTTCGAGCCGGTGCGCTGTCATGTCTTCATCACCGAGTCGACCTTCGGCCTGCCGATCTATCGCTGGCGGCCGCAGCACGAGATCATGGCCGACGTCAACGCGTGGTGGCGCGAGAATGCGGAGGCCGGGCGCGCTAGCGTGATGTTCGCCTATGGACTGGGAAAGGCGCAGCGCCTGCTCGCCCATGTCGATCCCGCGATCGGACCGATCGTCGCGCATGGCGCCGTCGAGCCGATCAACGACATCTATCGCCGGCAGGGCGTCGCGCTGCCGCCGACGCGGCTCGTCTCGCAGATGTCCGGCAAGGACGCCTTCGCCCGCGCGCTCGTCATCGCGCCCCCCTCGACCGCGGGGACCGCCTGGACGCGCCGCTTCGGCGAGTATTCGGACGCTTTCGCGAGCGGCTGGATGCAGATCCGCGGCAACCGGCGCCGGCGCGGCTTCGATCAGGGCTTCCCCTTGTCCGATCACGCCGACTGGCCGGGGCTCCTCGCGGCGATAAAGGCGACGGGCGCCGCGCGCATCCATGTCACCCATGGCGCGGCCGGCGCGCTCACCCGTTATCTGCGCGAGACCGGGCTCGACGCGCGCATGATGCATACGGAATATGGGGAGGAGGAAGCCGAGAGCGCCGCCGACGACGCGCAGGAGGCCCCGTGA
- a CDS encoding ATP-dependent DNA ligase: protein MRAFAALYRALDAATAIKRKQQALADYLGAAMNDPAQHASAAWAVYFLAGGKPRQLAPTKLLRRLAQEEAALPEWLFDECYQAVGDLAETLALLLPLAAAAEEVSLDSWMRARLLPLRAAPDDEKYARLRQWTRALPQPERLVFFKLITGELRVGVSRLQVTQALALAAGVDQTRMAQRMMGYTQAGRAPGATDFAALTAPASADEDAALEEGRPYPFYLAHPFQRPVEEMAEALGPVRDWIVEWKFDGIRAQYVQRGGGFALWSRGEELVTDSYPELAELARWLADGVALDGELVVMRAEGAASPQDLSGLQPFALLQQRLGRKVVSAKMLRDLPVAFIAYDLLEQDGADLRAGPQVERRAKLEALVADALSRARGFGAALPLRLSPELAAPDWPSLHARREDARALGVEGMILKARAGAYGIGRRKGSDRENVWWKWKLDPMSVDAVLIYAQRGHGRRAGVYSDYTFAVWSDPPGAPERRLVPFAKAYSGLTDKEMRAVDAIIRKTTVESFGPVRSVTPTLVFELGFEGIAESKRHRSGVAVRFPRMLRWRLDKPVEEADTLQSLRELLPGPHARAG from the coding sequence GTGAGGGCCTTCGCCGCGCTCTATCGCGCCCTCGACGCCGCGACCGCCATCAAGCGAAAGCAGCAGGCGCTCGCGGATTACCTCGGCGCCGCGATGAACGATCCCGCGCAACATGCGAGCGCCGCCTGGGCGGTGTATTTTCTGGCCGGCGGCAAGCCGCGCCAGCTCGCGCCGACGAAGCTTCTTCGCCGCCTGGCGCAGGAAGAGGCGGCGCTTCCCGAATGGCTGTTCGACGAATGTTATCAGGCCGTCGGCGATCTCGCGGAGACATTGGCGCTGCTGCTGCCGCTTGCCGCCGCCGCCGAGGAGGTTTCGCTCGACAGCTGGATGCGCGCGCGCCTTCTGCCCTTGCGGGCGGCGCCCGATGACGAGAAATACGCGCGTCTGCGCCAATGGACGCGCGCCTTGCCGCAGCCGGAGCGCCTCGTTTTCTTCAAGCTGATCACCGGCGAATTGCGCGTCGGCGTCTCGCGCCTGCAGGTCACGCAGGCGCTCGCCCTCGCCGCCGGCGTCGATCAGACGCGCATGGCGCAGCGCATGATGGGCTATACGCAGGCGGGCCGCGCGCCCGGCGCCACGGATTTCGCCGCGCTGACCGCGCCCGCCAGCGCGGACGAAGACGCCGCGCTCGAGGAAGGCCGGCCCTATCCCTTCTATCTCGCCCATCCCTTTCAGCGGCCGGTCGAGGAGATGGCCGAGGCGCTCGGGCCGGTCCGCGACTGGATCGTCGAATGGAAATTCGACGGCATTCGCGCTCAATATGTCCAGCGCGGCGGCGGCTTCGCGCTTTGGTCGCGGGGCGAGGAGCTCGTGACCGACTCCTATCCCGAGCTTGCGGAACTCGCCCGCTGGCTTGCCGACGGCGTGGCGCTCGACGGCGAATTGGTCGTGATGCGCGCCGAGGGCGCCGCTTCGCCGCAGGATCTATCCGGTCTCCAGCCCTTCGCGCTCCTTCAGCAGAGATTGGGACGCAAGGTCGTGAGCGCGAAAATGCTGCGCGACCTGCCAGTCGCCTTCATCGCTTACGATCTTCTCGAACAGGACGGCGCCGATCTGCGCGCCGGACCGCAAGTCGAGCGGCGCGCGAAGCTCGAAGCCCTCGTCGCCGACGCGCTGTCGCGCGCGCGGGGTTTCGGCGCCGCATTGCCGCTGCGGCTGAGTCCGGAGCTTGCCGCGCCGGACTGGCCCTCGCTTCATGCGCGACGCGAGGACGCCCGCGCGCTCGGCGTCGAGGGCATGATTTTGAAAGCGCGCGCGGGCGCCTATGGCATTGGCCGCCGCAAGGGCTCGGATCGCGAGAACGTCTGGTGGAAATGGAAGCTCGATCCGATGAGCGTCGACGCCGTGCTGATCTACGCGCAGCGCGGCCACGGGCGGCGCGCCGGCGTCTACAGCGATTATACGTTCGCGGTGTGGAGCGATCCTCCGGGCGCGCCCGAGCGCAGGCTCGTTCCCTTCGCCAAGGCTTATTCGGGCCTGACCGACAAGGAAATGCGCGCCGTCGACGCCATCATCCGCAAGACCACGGTCGAAAGCTTCGGCCCTGTGCGCAGCGTGACGCCCACGCTTGTCTTCGAACTCGGCTTCGAGGGCATCGCGGAGAGCAAGCGGCACAGAAGCGGCGTCGCCGTGCGATTCCCGCGCATGTTGCGCTGGCGGCTCGACAAGCCCGTCGAGGAGGCCGACACGCTGCAAAGCCTTCGCGAACTTCTGCCGGGGCCCCATGCTCGAGCGGGTTGA
- a CDS encoding ligase-associated DNA damage response DEXH box helicase, with amino-acid sequence MLERVDQGRAIARFFEARGWRPFDFQKEVWARMAAGEGGLLHATTGAGKTLAVALGAWQALEREAPQGLTLLWVTPMRALAADTMRALTEAFSALEALDPTAPRWTLGMRTGDTSSSQRAAQARKPPRLLVTTPESLSLLLSRENARDYFSTLRVVVVDEWHELLGNKRGVQTQLALARLRLWRPGVVTWGMSATLGDLEGAKRALLGPRGAGALVEARLEKKLVIDTLIPEAPERFPWAGHLGLKMAPRVVSEIEAHKSTLLFTNTRAQAELWLQQLLRLRPDWEGCIALHHGSLAQEERDAAERALKAGDLKAVVCTSSLDLGVDFLPVERVLQIGSPKGVARLLQRAGRSGHAPGRVSRVTLVPSHSLELVESAAAQAAIRKGRIESRVSPSAPLDVLAQHLVTIGLGGGFRPDDLVEEVRDTVAYESLSEESWRWCLDFVRQGGPTLRAYPDYRRVAPDPDGVWRTRDKRLALRHRLNIGAIVSDASMVVQYFPRGQKLGTVEESFVARMKPGDKFWFAGRLLALVSVRDLTAFVKKATGGGATPRWMGGRMPLSTTLADEMVETFARAAEGDMSSPELRAAEPLIRLQQRWSALPTPRTLLAETLKSREGWHLFLYPFAGRNAHLGLASLLAWRAATIAPGTFSIAVNDYGFELLSASARDWAAELPRLIAAPGLDETRHEVIESLNAAELARRRFRDIAQIAGLVTTGYPGERKSARQLQASSSLFYDVFRKYDPENGLLKQAERELLEDELEVKRLHEALVRMNARRLDCVALKRCSPLAFPLVAERFRESLSTESFNARIERLLAQLNSAADA; translated from the coding sequence ATGCTCGAGCGGGTTGATCAGGGGCGCGCCATCGCGCGATTCTTCGAGGCGCGCGGCTGGCGGCCCTTCGACTTTCAAAAAGAAGTCTGGGCGCGCATGGCGGCGGGGGAGGGCGGCCTTCTGCACGCGACGACCGGCGCGGGCAAGACGCTCGCCGTCGCGCTCGGCGCCTGGCAGGCGCTTGAGCGAGAAGCGCCGCAAGGGCTGACTCTGCTTTGGGTGACGCCCATGCGCGCGCTGGCCGCCGACACCATGCGCGCGCTGACCGAGGCGTTTTCCGCCCTGGAGGCGCTCGACCCGACGGCGCCGCGCTGGACGCTCGGCATGCGCACCGGCGACACATCGTCGAGCCAGCGCGCCGCGCAAGCCCGCAAGCCGCCGCGCCTGCTCGTCACCACGCCCGAAAGCCTGTCGCTGCTGCTCTCGCGCGAAAATGCGCGCGATTATTTTTCCACTCTTCGCGTCGTCGTCGTCGACGAATGGCACGAGCTTCTGGGAAACAAGCGCGGCGTGCAGACGCAGCTTGCTCTGGCGCGCCTGCGCCTCTGGCGCCCCGGCGTCGTCACCTGGGGCATGTCGGCGACGCTCGGCGATCTCGAAGGAGCGAAGCGCGCGTTGCTCGGGCCGCGCGGCGCGGGCGCGCTCGTCGAGGCGCGGCTCGAGAAAAAGCTCGTCATCGACACGCTCATTCCCGAGGCGCCGGAACGCTTCCCCTGGGCGGGCCATCTCGGCCTCAAAATGGCGCCGAGAGTCGTCTCCGAGATCGAGGCCCACAAAAGTACGCTACTTTTCACCAATACACGCGCGCAGGCGGAACTGTGGCTTCAACAGCTCTTGCGTCTGCGCCCCGACTGGGAGGGCTGCATCGCGCTCCATCATGGCTCGCTTGCACAGGAAGAGCGCGACGCGGCGGAGCGCGCGCTCAAGGCCGGCGATCTGAAGGCGGTCGTCTGCACGTCGAGCCTCGATCTCGGCGTCGATTTTCTGCCCGTCGAACGCGTGCTGCAAATCGGCTCGCCCAAGGGCGTCGCACGTCTTCTCCAGCGCGCCGGCCGCAGCGGCCATGCGCCGGGCCGTGTCTCGCGAGTGACGCTGGTCCCGAGCCACAGTCTCGAACTCGTCGAATCCGCCGCCGCGCAGGCCGCGATCCGCAAGGGCCGCATCGAAAGCCGCGTCTCGCCTTCCGCGCCGCTCGACGTGCTGGCGCAGCATCTCGTGACCATCGGCCTCGGCGGCGGCTTTCGGCCAGACGACCTCGTCGAGGAAGTGCGCGACACCGTCGCTTATGAATCTCTTTCCGAAGAAAGCTGGCGCTGGTGCCTCGATTTCGTCCGGCAGGGCGGCCCGACGCTGCGCGCCTATCCCGATTACCGGCGGGTCGCGCCCGACCCTGACGGCGTGTGGCGCACGCGCGATAAAAGACTGGCCCTGCGCCATCGCCTCAACATCGGCGCCATCGTCTCCGATGCGAGCATGGTCGTGCAATATTTTCCGCGCGGGCAGAAGCTCGGGACCGTCGAGGAGAGTTTCGTCGCGCGCATGAAGCCCGGCGACAAATTCTGGTTCGCCGGGCGCCTGCTGGCGCTCGTGAGCGTGCGCGATCTCACCGCTTTCGTCAAAAAGGCGACGGGCGGCGGCGCCACGCCGCGCTGGATGGGGGGGCGCATGCCTTTGTCGACGACGCTCGCCGACGAAATGGTCGAGACCTTCGCGCGCGCCGCCGAGGGCGACATGTCGTCGCCCGAACTGCGCGCGGCCGAACCGCTCATCCGATTGCAGCAACGCTGGTCCGCGCTGCCGACGCCGCGCACGCTGCTCGCCGAGACGCTGAAATCGCGCGAAGGCTGGCACCTCTTTCTTTATCCCTTCGCCGGACGCAACGCGCATCTGGGACTGGCGAGCCTCCTCGCCTGGCGCGCGGCGACGATCGCGCCGGGCACCTTCTCGATCGCCGTGAACGATTACGGCTTCGAACTGCTGAGCGCCTCCGCGCGCGACTGGGCGGCCGAACTGCCGCGCCTCATCGCCGCCCCTGGCCTGGACGAGACGCGCCACGAGGTGATCGAGAGCCTCAACGCCGCCGAACTCGCCCGCCGCCGCTTCCGCGACATCGCCCAGATCGCCGGCCTCGTGACGACGGGCTATCCGGGCGAACGCAAGAGCGCGCGACAGTTGCAGGCGTCCTCCAGCCTGTTCTACGACGTCTTTCGCAAATATGATCCCGAGAACGGCCTGCTGAAACAGGCCGAGCGGGAGCTTCTGGAGGACGAACTCGAGGTGAAGCGACTGCATGAGGCGCTCGTGAGAATGAATGCGCGGCGCCTCGATTGCGTGGCGCTGAAGCGCTGCTCGCCGCTCGCCTTTCCGCTCGTCGCCGAACGCTTCCGCGAGAGTCTGAGCACGGAAAGCTTCAACGCGCGCATCGAGCGCCTGCTCGCGCAGCTCAATTCCGCCGCCGACGCATGA
- the pdeM gene encoding ligase-associated DNA damage response endonuclease PdeM, which produces MNPDAASYRHRGLVLLPQRAVWQAETRTLWIADLHLGKAASFRALGQPVPRGTTQENLARLGALADAHAARRLVVLGDFLHGRLGRNAGLFAQLRGWREARADLDCIVVRGNHDAQAGDAPAECGFTSVDEPFALDGVEGWHEARVSGAEDGPTILAGHLHPVARLSGPGRDRLRLPCYCLRGREIVLPAFGEFTGGHPVDPCDWRQLVVTTGTRLFPVPR; this is translated from the coding sequence ATGAACCCGGACGCGGCGTCCTACCGACATCGCGGCCTCGTCTTGCTGCCGCAGCGCGCCGTGTGGCAGGCGGAGACGCGAACGCTCTGGATCGCCGATCTGCATCTCGGCAAGGCGGCGAGCTTTCGCGCGCTCGGCCAGCCCGTGCCGCGCGGCACGACGCAGGAGAATCTCGCCCGTCTCGGCGCGCTCGCCGACGCCCATGCGGCGCGCCGCCTCGTCGTGCTCGGCGATTTTCTGCACGGACGCCTCGGGCGGAACGCCGGCCTTTTCGCGCAATTGCGCGGGTGGCGGGAGGCGCGCGCCGATCTCGACTGCATCGTCGTGCGCGGCAATCACGACGCACAGGCCGGCGACGCGCCGGCCGAATGCGGCTTTACGAGCGTCGACGAGCCTTTCGCCCTCGACGGCGTCGAGGGCTGGCATGAGGCCCGCGTGTCGGGCGCCGAGGATGGCCCGACGATCCTCGCCGGCCATCTTCATCCCGTCGCGCGGCTGTCGGGGCCCGGCCGCGACAGGCTGCGGCTCCCCTGTTATTGCCTGCGCGGCCGGGAAATCGTGTTGCCCGCCTTTGGCGAATTCACCGGCGGCCATCCGGTCGATCCCTGCGACTGGCGCCAACTCGTCGTGACCACGGGGACGCGTCTCTTCCCCGTCCCGCGCTGA
- a CDS encoding DUF5765 domain-containing protein, translating to MCWGPGVSATIVGIGLAATVVTVRRKVPAAFSVAIAWFTLMEALQLAGYLVINQCDNPVNQAITLLSILHIVFQPFFINAFSLELVPEDIRRRARIPVYVLCGVSSAIMLLQLYPFAWAGSCEPHVNMCGSPLCTVSGNWHLAWNVPYNGLLVHVDQMIGMQWGFPSYMVVSFLVPLCYGAWRFTLFHAIFGPLLAARLTGNVNEVPAVWCLFSLGLVLMALNPVFRQNFEWRRARASSTAF from the coding sequence ATGTGCTGGGGTCCGGGCGTTTCCGCCACGATCGTTGGAATTGGCCTTGCCGCGACCGTCGTCACGGTCCGGCGCAAGGTCCCCGCCGCCTTCTCGGTCGCCATCGCGTGGTTCACGCTGATGGAGGCGCTCCAATTGGCCGGTTATCTGGTGATCAACCAGTGCGACAATCCGGTCAATCAGGCGATAACGCTGTTGTCCATCCTGCACATCGTATTTCAGCCCTTCTTCATCAACGCCTTTTCGCTCGAACTGGTCCCGGAGGACATCCGCCGACGCGCCCGTATTCCGGTCTATGTCCTTTGCGGGGTTTCCTCCGCGATCATGCTGTTGCAGCTCTATCCGTTCGCCTGGGCGGGAAGCTGCGAGCCGCATGTCAATATGTGCGGGTCGCCTCTTTGCACAGTGTCGGGAAACTGGCACCTCGCGTGGAACGTTCCCTATAACGGGCTCCTCGTCCACGTGGACCAGATGATCGGCATGCAATGGGGATTCCCCTCTTACATGGTCGTCTCGTTTCTCGTGCCTTTGTGCTACGGCGCCTGGCGATTCACGCTTTTCCACGCGATTTTCGGGCCTCTGCTGGCGGCGCGGCTCACCGGCAATGTGAACGAGGTGCCGGCCGTTTGGTGCCTGTTTTCGCTCGGTCTCGTGTTGATGGCCCTCAACCCGGTGTTTCGGCAGAATTTCGAATGGCGGCGGGCACGCGCGTCGAGCACGGCTTTCTAG
- a CDS encoding beta-ribofuranosylaminobenzene 5'-phosphate synthase family protein, whose amino-acid sequence MSAKVSVTATARLHLGFLDMNGGLGRKFGGLGLSLDAPATRLTLSPAPQNAVEGPEQARAAQLLAKAQATLAPGACHRLTVEDAIPPHSGFGSGTQLALAIAAAVRRLQDLPHDAAADAALMSRGARSGLGAGLFVSGGLVVDGGRGPDTRTPPVIARAEFPEEWRVLLVCDPAAVGLHGADEKEAFVALPPSTPAESGEICRLVLMQALPALAERALGPFGAAVARIQDIVGDYFAPRQGGQRFTSARVEAAIGRLTREGATGGGQTSWGPTGFAFVESDAAARAILARVEPEARADGLEISIRKGLNRGAKIDAVYARMA is encoded by the coding sequence ATGTCGGCAAAAGTGAGCGTCACGGCGACGGCCCGGCTGCATCTCGGTTTTCTCGACATGAACGGCGGACTCGGGCGCAAATTCGGCGGGCTCGGCCTGTCTCTCGACGCCCCCGCAACGCGGCTGACCCTTTCCCCGGCTCCGCAAAACGCCGTCGAGGGGCCGGAACAGGCGCGGGCGGCGCAGCTTCTCGCCAAGGCGCAGGCCACGCTCGCGCCGGGCGCCTGCCACCGGCTCACCGTCGAAGACGCGATCCCGCCCCATTCCGGATTTGGCTCCGGCACCCAGCTGGCGCTCGCCATCGCGGCCGCCGTTCGGCGGCTTCAGGATCTGCCGCATGACGCCGCTGCCGACGCCGCGCTCATGTCGCGAGGCGCCCGGTCGGGGCTCGGCGCGGGGCTCTTCGTCAGCGGGGGACTGGTGGTCGACGGCGGTCGCGGGCCGGATACCCGGACGCCCCCGGTGATCGCCCGCGCCGAATTTCCGGAAGAGTGGCGGGTGTTGCTGGTCTGCGACCCTGCGGCGGTCGGTCTGCATGGGGCCGATGAGAAAGAGGCTTTCGTGGCGCTGCCCCCCTCGACGCCCGCCGAGAGCGGCGAGATCTGCCGGCTCGTGCTGATGCAGGCGCTCCCGGCGCTCGCCGAGCGGGCGCTCGGTCCCTTCGGCGCCGCCGTGGCGCGCATTCAGGACATCGTGGGCGACTATTTCGCGCCCCGCCAGGGCGGCCAGCGCTTCACCAGCGCCAGGGTCGAAGCGGCGATCGGCAGATTGACGCGCGAGGGCGCGACCGGCGGCGGCCAGACCTCCTGGGGTCCGACGGGCTTCGCCTTTGTAGAGAGCGACGCCGCTGCGCGCGCGATTCTCGCGCGGGTCGAGCCCGAGGCAAGGGCGGACGGGCTCGAGATTTCGATCCGCAAGGGGCTGAACCGGGGCGCGAAGATCGACGCGGTTTATGCGCGAATGGCTTGA